The proteins below are encoded in one region of Ostrea edulis chromosome 3, xbOstEdul1.1, whole genome shotgun sequence:
- the LOC125675454 gene encoding charged multivesicular body protein 2b-like isoform X1, whose product MFRKKPTVQEQLRENDRTMKKTQRDLTRDRDKLEREEKKLELEIKKAAKEGNKQAATVLAKQLVALRKQKTKSYSVGSKISSIGNQQKLMHSNMKMAGAMATTTKTMQEMNKVMDPQKTAKMMQDFEKESMKMGMSEEMINDTLDDILGESGDEEESDAVVNQVLDEIGIEITGKMVSAPSAPSRGLGETSKSRVTDDDIEKQLAALKDL is encoded by the exons ATGTTTAGAAAAAAGCCAACCGTCCAAG AACAACTGCGAGAAAATGACAGAACGATGAAGAAAACCCAGAGAGATCTTACACGGGACCGGGACAAGCTGGAGAGAGAGGAAAAAAAACTT GAATTGGAAATCAAGAAGGCAGCTAAAGAGGGCAATAAACAG GCAGCTACAGTCTTGGCAAAACAGTTAGTGGCATTACGCAAACAGAAGACGAAAAGTTATTCTGTGGGATCCAAAATATCATCTATAGGGAACCAGCAAAAG ttGATGCACTCCAATATGAAGATGGCGGGTGCTATGGCAACAACAACAAAG ACGATGCAGGAAATGAACAAAGTGATGGATCCACAGAAGACAGCCAAGATGATGCAGGACTTCGAGAAGGAATCCATGAAGATGGGCATGTCCGAGGAAATGA TAAACGATACTTTGGACGACATTCTTGGAGAATCGGGCGACGAGGAGGAATCTGACGCTGTTGTCAACCAGGTCCTGGACGAAATTGGAATCGAGATCACAGGAAAG ATGGTCAGTGCTCCCTCAGCCCCTAGCCGTGGCCTCGGAGAAACTTCAAAGTCAAGGGTGACTGACGATGACATAGAAAAACAATTAGCAGCACTCAAAGATCTATAG
- the LOC125675454 gene encoding charged multivesicular body protein 2b-like isoform X2 — MRTPSDTSWTQELEIKKAAKEGNKQAATVLAKQLVALRKQKTKSYSVGSKISSIGNQQKLMHSNMKMAGAMATTTKTMQEMNKVMDPQKTAKMMQDFEKESMKMGMSEEMINDTLDDILGESGDEEESDAVVNQVLDEIGIEITGKMVSAPSAPSRGLGETSKSRVTDDDIEKQLAALKDL; from the exons ATGAGGACACCCTCAGACACGTCTTGGACTCAA GAATTGGAAATCAAGAAGGCAGCTAAAGAGGGCAATAAACAG GCAGCTACAGTCTTGGCAAAACAGTTAGTGGCATTACGCAAACAGAAGACGAAAAGTTATTCTGTGGGATCCAAAATATCATCTATAGGGAACCAGCAAAAG ttGATGCACTCCAATATGAAGATGGCGGGTGCTATGGCAACAACAACAAAG ACGATGCAGGAAATGAACAAAGTGATGGATCCACAGAAGACAGCCAAGATGATGCAGGACTTCGAGAAGGAATCCATGAAGATGGGCATGTCCGAGGAAATGA TAAACGATACTTTGGACGACATTCTTGGAGAATCGGGCGACGAGGAGGAATCTGACGCTGTTGTCAACCAGGTCCTGGACGAAATTGGAATCGAGATCACAGGAAAG ATGGTCAGTGCTCCCTCAGCCCCTAGCCGTGGCCTCGGAGAAACTTCAAAGTCAAGGGTGACTGACGATGACATAGAAAAACAATTAGCAGCACTCAAAGATCTATAG